One segment of Cetobacterium sp. ZOR0034 DNA contains the following:
- a CDS encoding outer membrane beta-barrel protein, which yields MKKLALLACSLFVLTSVAQAKEVVRPVTSSKEVVREPVTSSKEVVNEPVILEEVVVPVAANPWGYINLRGGWDFWSEYDGLSIDSIPLLSKKTEDFGGEIALEAYKSWEYFDLGLGVAYQDHTNRKTLTDEFGDSLSGAEYKSVPIYLTGKYRINYWDWAVTPYLKANVGYSFNFDSDSIKENFEGEHYSYGTSVDDGLYWAAGIGWEYQAFNVDILYGENQAKSKVNGENIKFDNDYKRVTLSVGYRFNIW from the coding sequence ATGAAAAAGTTAGCACTTTTAGCATGTTCTTTATTTGTTTTAACATCAGTTGCTCAAGCAAAAGAGGTTGTTAGACCAGTTACTAGTTCGAAAGAAGTAGTTAGAGAGCCAGTTACTAGCTCAAAAGAGGTTGTTAATGAACCTGTAATTCTTGAAGAAGTTGTTGTTCCTGTTGCTGCTAATCCTTGGGGATATATCAATTTAAGAGGTGGATGGGATTTCTGGAGTGAATACGATGGATTAAGTATTGATTCTATTCCACTTCTTAGTAAAAAAACTGAAGATTTTGGTGGAGAAATCGCTTTAGAAGCTTATAAATCTTGGGAATACTTCGATTTGGGACTTGGAGTTGCTTATCAAGACCATACAAATAGAAAAACTTTAACTGATGAATTTGGAGATTCTCTTTCTGGAGCTGAATATAAATCGGTTCCTATATACCTTACTGGTAAATACAGAATTAATTACTGGGATTGGGCAGTTACTCCTTATTTAAAAGCTAATGTAGGTTACTCATTTAACTTCGATTCTGACTCAATTAAAGAGAATTTTGAGGGTGAACATTACTCTTACGGAACTAGTGTAGACGACGGTTTATATTGGGCTGCAGGTATTGGATGGGAATATCAAGCATTCAACGTAGATATTCTTTATGGAGAAAACCAAGCTAAATCAAAAGTTAATGGAGAAAATATAAAATTTGACAACGATTATAAAAGAGTTACTTTATCAGTTGGATATAGATTTAACATCTGGTAA
- a CDS encoding family 1 encapsulin nanocompartment shell protein, with protein sequence MDFLKKELAPISANVWKDIEDRAREVLTTQLSARRFVKVTGPVGVGNGGLNTGRLAIHKKDDLAYGVYKIQPFVENRITFTLNRWELDNLDRGAKDIDYTNLDEALKKAAKFEEEAIYFGLDEACIVGLLKDESKLIEFGKTEEETIKNLMYGVSKLRNTGFAKGPYALVVGLEKYIYLNMVNLNNPLVKRLEKILGMPVIVSNNITGALLLPYDDENIELVLAEDFSLGYQGHCNKEVELFVTETFTFRIIDDTKVVGYK encoded by the coding sequence ATGGATTTCTTAAAAAAAGAGTTAGCACCAATAAGTGCAAATGTATGGAAAGATATAGAAGATAGAGCAAGAGAGGTTTTAACTACTCAACTTTCAGCTAGAAGATTTGTGAAAGTTACAGGACCGGTAGGTGTAGGAAATGGAGGTCTTAACACAGGAAGATTAGCTATTCATAAAAAGGATGATTTAGCTTATGGAGTATATAAAATCCAACCGTTTGTTGAAAATAGAATAACTTTCACATTGAATAGATGGGAATTAGATAACCTTGATAGAGGTGCAAAAGATATAGATTATACAAATTTAGATGAGGCTTTGAAAAAAGCTGCAAAATTTGAAGAGGAAGCGATTTATTTTGGATTAGATGAAGCGTGTATAGTTGGACTCTTAAAAGATGAATCTAAATTGATTGAATTTGGAAAGACAGAAGAGGAAACTATAAAAAATTTAATGTATGGTGTTTCGAAATTAAGAAATACAGGATTTGCAAAAGGACCTTATGCATTAGTTGTGGGACTTGAAAAATATATATATTTAAATATGGTAAATTTGAATAATCCATTAGTAAAAAGATTAGAAAAAATACTTGGAATGCCAGTGATTGTTTCTAATAATATAACTGGTGCTCTTTTACTTCCTTATGATGATGAAAATATTGAGTTAGTTTTAGCTGAAGACTTCTCTTTAGGTTATCAAGGGCATTGTAATAAAGAGGTTGAACTATTTGTAACAGAAACATTTACATTTAGAATTATTGACGATACAAAAGTTGTTGGTTATAAGTAA
- a CDS encoding sigma-70 family RNA polymerase sigma factor codes for MIEKKDIILAQSGDEESIEKILKEYHGTIYKNNLSFFLKGGDSDDLMQEGFIGLMKAIKSYDESRNACFSTFANLCIRRQMITAVKNHNSDKYKNLNQAMQGEGYSTHEENVHYTSPSLGFYSPEDIFLGKELVNLLTTFLNDNLSFLEKKFSHIFAKNTHILKLLIF; via the coding sequence ATGATTGAAAAAAAAGATATTATTTTAGCCCAAAGTGGTGATGAAGAATCAATCGAAAAAATTCTAAAAGAGTATCATGGAACAATTTATAAAAATAATCTTTCTTTCTTTTTAAAAGGAGGAGATAGTGATGATTTAATGCAAGAGGGATTTATTGGACTCATGAAAGCAATTAAATCTTATGATGAAAGTCGAAATGCTTGTTTTAGCACTTTCGCAAACCTTTGCATCAGAAGACAGATGATTACAGCTGTAAAAAATCACAACTCTGACAAATATAAAAATTTAAATCAAGCTATGCAAGGCGAAGGATATTCAACTCATGAAGAAAATGTTCACTACACCTCACCATCTTTAGGTTTCTACTCTCCAGAGGATATATTTTTAGGTAAGGAACTTGTTAATCTTCTTACAACTTTCCTTAATGACAATCTAAGCTTTTTAGAAAAAAAGTTTTCACATATCTTTGCAAAGAATACACATATATTGAAATTGCTGATTTTTTAA